The Quercus lobata isolate SW786 chromosome 4, ValleyOak3.0 Primary Assembly, whole genome shotgun sequence genome segment gagatataattggaaattgaaattttacagaccctagaactactaatactttattttttattttttttggcatagaacttgcacaaataaaattggatgagcttgtggaagatgttatgaatttgaacatcaacaaagaatctatggatgataatcgtggtcatagtcaggattagtctattgtttactcaaattctttaaatattgatacttagcatttgacgagttccaaggatattatatatatatatatatatatatattttaactatgttattttatttttgttaaacttagttattttgaatttgggttgaagtgtatgcacttcttttagagtgtaaagaacttattttctagatgaatattatatttttgttgaactatattattttgaatgtgagttgaagacttgaagtgtatgcattgctttttgggatgtaaaaaaaattatttctagatggatgttatatttaatattatgcaggttgaaatgagttgtgttacattcgtgtcaacccaacacgactcgtttattaagcgtgtcagatgggttgggtcaggtcaacccgtcttattaacaggtcgggttagggttgaagaatcatgacacgattattaaatgggtcgggttagggttgagccatttagtcgaatacccctaccttgacacgacacgaacccaacacgctaacccgaattgacacccctaatcTCATCCCCCTTCccctatatatgtgtgtgtgtgtttctcaaataaaaaaaacaatagttaTTTTAACAAATACCTCACCAGataataaagggaaaaaatattataatttttcaccCTAATACTTCTAGGGCATACTTGCACTACAACATCAGAAAGATTGAAGATTAAGAGCTTTTATTCTTCGCACCAGCACATAGTTACAAATATTTTGCTCATCACAGATCTGGACACCGGTCTCTCTCTCAACTGCTCTTATTCATGTTTTAACTAAAGTTGCTAGATATCCACCGACGCTAGCCATGTCCTGTAAGAGCTTAGTAGATTTGGCAATGGGATTGGTTTTGCCAGAATTCTTGAACCCGTCATCGCATAACTTGTAGTTGGCCCGGGCGGCAATGAGGTAGGTATTTGAGGAAAGGGGTTGACTGTTATTGAGGGAATTTAAGGCGTTTTTGGCGAAGCCAATGGAACCGTCAAAATTCGTTATGCAATTGTGAATTTCGGTGGAATTGGGTTGCTTTTGGGCCACCCCCTTTGCAATTTTGGTCTCGAAAACCAATTTGTGACAGGCTGCAACCACGGCATCACGAGCGTCAGTCCGATTGTAGACAATTGAATCACAGACTTGCTTATTAGGAGAATTGTCGCAGAGGCCAGCGCCATGAGCGTGGCCAGTGAGGAGGATGACAGTTGTCGCTAAAAAGACATATGAGAAAAAGGTGTAGTCCTTGAAAACCATGGCTTTTGTTAGATTTAATAACTACAAGGCTTTCTCTATTGTTGGGGTTCAATGA includes the following:
- the LOC115985955 gene encoding uncharacterized protein LOC115985955 encodes the protein MVFKDYTFFSYVFLATTVILLTGHAHGAGLCDNSPNKQVCDSIVYNRTDARDAVVAACHKLVFETKIAKGVAQKQPNSTEIHNCITNFDGSIGFAKNALNSLNNSQPLSSNTYLIAARANYKLCDDGFKNSGKTNPIAKSTKLLQDMASVGGYLATLVKT